The nucleotide window GACTCAGTCATAAATACTTTTACCATCTGGAAGCTGCTTTGGTGATTCCAATTTGCTAACAGAAGTATTGTCCGTtgctaaaatataaacaaaaaaacatgcacTTTTGTATATAATCTATAACAGATGCGACTGTAATTCTTCTTCCCATATCAACAGATAAGCGTATTATCAACTGCGTACACTGCATTTGGAGAAGAACTGAAAAACATGTCTTGATCTTAAGGTATATCAGAGAaccgataaaaaaattaagaataattatTGAATCAGTCATAAATACTTTTACCATCTGGAAGCTGCTTTGGTGATTCCAATTTGCTAACAGAAGTATTGTCCGTtgctaaaatataaacaaaaaaacatgcacTTTTGTATATAATCTATAACAGATGCGACTGTAATTCTTCTTCCCATATCAACAGATAAGCGTATTATCAACTGCGTACACTGCATTTGGAGAAGAACTAAAAAACATATCTTGAGCTTAAGGTATGGCACGGAACcaatgaaaaaattaataataattattgACTCAGTCATAAATACTTTTACCATCTGGAAGCTGCTTTAGTGATTCCAATTTGCTAACAGAAGTATTGTCCGTtgctaaaatataaacaaaaaacatgcaCTTTTGTATATGATCTATAACAGATGCGACTGTAATTCTTCTTCCCATATCAACAGATAAGCGTATTATCAACTGCGTACACTGCATTTGGAGAAGAACTGAAAAACATGTCTTGATCTTAAGGTATATCAGAGAaccgataaaaaaattaagaataattatTGAATCAGTCATAAATACTTTTACCATCTGGAAGCTGCTTTGGTGATTCCAATTTGCTAACAGAagtattattaaacaatatatttcggaaatttattccatcttaaggtctaaaatataaaaaacatattcagtaaaaactgttaaaaacattaaaataataaagttttttatcatACATATCATACATAGCATCATACACTGTACACAAATCAGAAAAAAGCTGATGGTAATTAAATCGTAATTACCCACgtcataattaaaattttttaaaatttaatcaccAGCGGCCTGAATCTATATTCATCCTTTGTATTTAAAGATGGTTTCAATTGATTGATGAAAAGAGCCTCTAAAGTCATTAAATGATAcgttgattttgagtttgagcaCAAGATCGTTACGTCATCAATCGACAATTCACGTTCGCATTCTTTCCAATGATCCGCAACCGGGCCATTTCGTCGATGTTCTTTGAAACGACATATCAAATGACGGCTTGTTTGACCGACATAGCAAGACGAACATCTTGGACATGAAAATTTATATACTACGCCACTTTTCAAAGATTTTTCGACTGTTGGCTTTAGTGATGGTAGACAGCTTTTCAGTTTATTCAGCGTGAATATAATTCTGCACGGAGCTTTGATGTTGTTAAGCGTTCGTTTGAAATTATCCGAAACTTTACCACGATACTgaataaataacaatttttcttctgtttcctcttcttctttttctttttctttttcgtccTGATCAGTTTGTGGAATCGGCTTTTCAATGATTTTTCTCAATGTGTCTGAAATAATGGGGTCGTAGAATTCAGCGGGATATTGGTTGTTATCTAGAATTCCTTTAGCCTTTTTCAGACTTTCATGAAATGTTTCCCAACTGCTACAAGCTCTATAGACTCTATGTACAAGTCCAGACACAACCGATCTCTTGTATTGTTTTGGTGCAAGGGCGTGGAAATTTAGTGTTAAACCAGTGTCAGTTGGCTTTGTATACCACTTTGAGACAAGGTTTCCGTGTGTTCTTTTTATAGACATGTCTAGAAATGCAATTTCTCCATTGTTTTCACGCTCGATAGTAAACTTTAGTGATGGGTGAATATTATTAATATCATTCAACTTTTCCTGGATCTTATCTTTGTTGATATTTCTGATAATATCGTCCATATATCTCGCGAATAAATCTGCATCTCCCTTGATAATATCGTCAAATTTACTGAGCCAACCATTAGCAAGCATTGGAGCTGGTGGGCTCCCCATTGCCAATCCATCGACTTGTTGGTAATATCCATCATGAGTCGACATAACTACATTGCTACTACATAGTAAGGTTAATTTATGAAAAGTTTCTCGATCTACTGGAGATTTTTCGTATTTTCCAGAATATAAAAGACTGGTACAATCATCAATTGCTTCGTTCAGTGGTACATTTGTATATAGGGATGTGACGTCAAAACTCACAAGTTCCTCATTTTCTGCAAGTTGGAGATGTGTAATTAGATCAGCTATTTGTTTCGTGGAAGAATTGATGTTGCATTCATCTACTACTGACAGCCACTTTGCTACCTGGTTTGCTAGTTTGTAATATGGAGAACCTGGCATCGATAAAACTGGTCTCATTGGTGTGTTATTTTTGTGTACTTTAGCAAATTTTAATTATGACGTGGGTAATTACGATTTAATTACCATCAGCTTTTTTCTGATTTGTGTACAGTGTATGATGCTATGTATGATATGTatgataaaaaactttattattttaatgtttttaacagtttttactgaatatgttttttatattttagacctgAAGATGGAATAAATTtccgaaatatattgtttaataaatataatcatTGTTGGTCATTTTGATTGCAATATTACATGGAACCACAATGTTTCTGACTTATTCATTAttgagaattaaaataaaacgaAATGGCTGGTGGAAAGATTTTCTACATTATCTTAAATCGTTAAAGAAGAAAGAGAATCACAGTCTTCGTATTCGTTTCCTTGAAGAATGTCTTAAATCAAACATAATTCCGAAATTTCTTAAGTTTCGTATCCCCGAAAATGGTTGTTTTGACGACAAAGCTGTATTGGAATTTCAACTGAAATTGCTTAGAAAGGAGTTATATAACGCTAAGAAAGATTTGTTATCGGCGGAAGAGAAACTACATGAAAATCGGGAGATATTAAAAAGTAAAGTATCATATCGTATCATACCATCAATTATATTCCATACTAGACTCGAAATTCGACAGTTCAGAAGTACACATGCAGATACGCTGAATAAGAAATTGAACAAACTGTCAGATGAGCAAGGAAAACCGTTATTTAATGTGACAAACACAGTAATTTGCTATGAATTAACGGAGAGACTCCCAAAATATGTTATGGAAACATTAGCCTTGGGTCCAAGAAACCCCATCATAGAGAAGTTCAACAAAAATGATGTGTTAACTGGTTTAGATGATTTGATTAGATTTTGCAAAGATAAAAAGATTAACGACGAGCTAATCACTGACATAAATGTTAAGACTTTGGCATACGTTAAGAAATGCAATAAGCAAAAACCAtctaaaaacattcaaatgaCAAAAAAGTATCTAAAACTCAACAACTTGATAGCAGTTCCCTTCGACAAGGGCATCGGCATTTGTGTTATGAAAGTTGAAAGttataacaacaaaatgaaCGACATTATTGGTTTACCCCAATTTAATAAACTTACATCTAAAAGGAAAAATGAGAAGAACCCTGTGttcaaagaagaagaaagaattaCATCTGTCCTGAAAGAGTTAAAAGTGAAGGGAAAAATCAGTGAACAGCTTTATGATAAACTAAAGCCAATAGGAAGTCAACCACCTAGAATCTACGGACTTGCTAAAGTACACAAAAATAACACACCAATGAGACCAGTTTTATCGATGCCAGGTTCTCCATATTACAAACTAGCAAACCAGGTAGCAAAGTGGCTGTCAGTAGTAGATGAATGCAACATCAATTCTTCCACGAAACAAATAGCTGATCTAATTACACATCTCCAACTTGCAGAAAATGAGGAACTTGTGAGTTTTGACGTCACATCCCCATATACAAATGTACCACTGAACGAAGCAATTGATGATTGTACCAGTCTTTTATATTCTGGAAAATACGAAAAACCTCCAGTAGATCGAGAAACTTTTCATAAATTAACCTTACTATGTAGTAGCAATGTAGTTATGTCGACTCATGATGGATATTACCAACAAGTCGATGGATTGGCAATGGGGAGCCCACCAGCTCCAATGCTTGCTAATGGTTGGCTCAGTAAATTTGACGATATTATCAAGGGAGATGCAGATTTATTCGCGAGATATATGGACGATATTATCAGAAATATCAACAAAGATAAGATCCAGGAAAAGTTGAATGAGATTAATAATATTCACCCATCACTAAAGTTTACTATCGAGCGTGAAAACAATGGAGAAATTGCATTTCTAGACATGTCTATAAAAAGAACACCCGGAAACCTTGTCTCAAAGTGGTATACAAAGCCAACTGACACTGGTTTAACACTAAATTTCCACGCCCTTGCACCAAAACAATACAAGAGATCGGTTGTGTCTGGACTTGTACATAGAGTCTATAGAGCTTGTAGCAGTTGGGAAACATTTCATGAAAGTCTGAAAAAGGCTAAAGGAATTCTAGATAACAACCAATATCCCGCTGAATTCTACGACCCCATTATTTTAGACACATTGAGAAAAATCATTGAAAAGCCGATTCCACAAACTGATCAggacgaaaaagaaaaagaaaaagaagaagaggaaacagaagaaaaattgttatttattcAGTATCGTGGTAAAGTTTCGGATAATTTCAAACGAACGCTTAACAACATCAAAGCTCCGTGCAGAATTATATTCACGCTGAATAAACTGAAAAGCTGTCTACCATCACTAAAGCCAACAGTCGAAAAATCTTTGAAAAGTGGCGTAGTATATAAATTTTCATGTCCAAGATGTTCGTCTTGCTATGTCGGTCAAACAAGCCGTCATTTGATATGTCGTTTCAAAGAACATCGACGAAATGGCCCGGTTGCGGATCATTGGAAAGAATGCGAACGTGAATTGTCGATTGATGACGTAACGATCTTGtgctcaaactcaaaatcaacgTATCATTTAATGACTTTAGAGGCTCTTTTCATCAATCAATTGAAACCATCTTTAAATACAAAGGATGAATATAGATTCAGGCCGCTggtgattaaattttaaaaaattttaattatgacGTGGGTAATTACGATTTAATTACCATCAGCTTTTTTCTGATTTGTGTACAGTGTATGATGCTATGTATGATATGTatgataaaaaactttattattttaatgtttttaacagtttttactgaatatgttttttatattttagacctgAAGATGGAATAAATTTCcaaaatatattgtttaataaatataatcatTGTTGGTCATTTTGATTGCAAGAAGTATTGTTCGTtgctaaaatataaacaaaaaacatgcaCTTTTGTATATGATCTATAACAGATGCGACTGTAATTCTTCTTCCCATATCAACAGATAAGCGTATTATCAACTGCGTACAGTGCATTTGGAGAAGAACTGAAAAATATGTCCTCATCTTAAGGTATGGCACAGAaccgataaaaaaattaagaataattatTGACTCAGTCATAAATACTTTTACCATCTGGAAGCTGCTTTGGTGATTCCAATTTGCTAACAGAAGTATTGTCTGTtgctaaaatataaacaaaaaaacatgcacTTTTGTATATAATCTATAACAGATGCGACTGTAATTCTTCTTCCCATATCAACAGATATAAGCGTATTATCAGCTGCGTACACTGCATTTGGAGAAGAACTGAAAAACATGTCTTGATCTTAAGGTATGGCAAAGAaccgataaaaaaattaagaataattatTGACTCAGTCATAAATACTTTTACCATCTGGAAGCTGCTTTAGTGATTCCAATTTGCTAACAGAAGTATTGTCCGTtgctaaaatataaacaaaaaacatgcaCTTTTGTATATGATCTATAACAGATGCGACTGTAATTCTTCTTCCCATATCAACAGATAAGCGTATTATCAACTGCGCACAGTGCATTTGGAGAAGAACTGAAAAATATGTCCTCATCTTAAGGTATGGCACAGaacggaaaaaaaaattaataataattattattgaCTCAGTCATAAATACTTTTACCATCTGGAAGCTGCTTTAGTGATTCCAATTTGCTAACAGAAGTATTGTCCGTtgctaaaatataaacaaaaaacatgcaCTTTTGTATATGATCTATAACAGATGCGACTGTAATTCTTCTCCCATATCAACAGATAAGCGTATTATCAACTGCGTACACTGCATTTGGAGAAGAACTGAAAAACATATCTTGAGCTTAAGGTATGGCACGAAACCAATGAAAAAACTAACAATAATTATTGACTCAGTCATAAATACTTTTACCATCTGGAAGCTGCTTTGGTGATTCCGAGTTGCTGACAGAAGTATTGTCCGTtgctaaaatataaacaaaaaaacatgcacTTTTGTATATGATCTATAACAGATGCGACTGTAATTCTTCTTCCCATATCAACAGATAAGCGTATTATCAACTGCGTACAGTGCATTTGGAGAAGAACTGAAAAATATGTCCTCATCTTAAGGTATGGCACAGAaccgataaaaaaattaagaataattatTGACTCAGTCATAAATACTTTTACCATCTGGAAGCTGCTTTGGTGATTCCAATTTGCTAACAGAAGTATTGTCTGTtgctaaaatataaacaaaaaaacatgcacTTTTGTATATAATCTATAACAGATGCGACTGTAATTCTTCTTCCCATATCAACAGATATAAGCGTATTATCAGCTGCGTACACTGCATTTGGAGAAGAACTGAAAAACATGTCTTGATCTTAAGGTATGGCAAAGAaccgataaaaaaattaagaataattatTGACTCAGTCATAAATACTTTTACCATCTGGAAGCTGCTTTAGTGATTCCAATTTGCTAACAGAAGTATTGTCCGTtgctaaaatataaacaaaaaacatgcaCTTTTGTATATGATCTATAACAGATGCGACTGTAATTCTTCTTCCCATATCAACAGATAAGCGTATTATCAACTGCGCACAGTGCATTTGGAGAAGAACTGAAAAATATGTCCTCATCTTAAGGTATGGCACAGaacggaaaaaaaaattaataataattattattgaCTCAGTCATAAATACTTTTACCATCTGGAAGCTGCTTTAGTGATTCCAATTTGCTAACAGAAGTATTGTCCGTtgctaaaatataaacaaaaaacatgcaCTTTTGTATATGATCTATAACAGATGCGACTGTAATTCTTCTCCCATATCAACAGATAAGCGTATTATCAACTGCGTACACTGCATTTGGAGAAGAACTGAAAAACATATCTTGAGCTTAAGGTATGGCACGAAACCAATGAAAAAACTAACAATAATTATTGACTCAGTCATAAATACTTTTACCATCTGGAAGCTGCTTTGGTGATTCCGAGTTGCTGACAGAAGTATTGTCCGTtgctaaaatataaacaaaaaaacatgcacTTTTGTATATGATCTATAACAGATGCGACTGTAATTCTTCTTCCCATACCAACAGATAAGCGTATTATCAACTGTGTACAGTGCATTTGGAGAAGAACTGAAAAATATGTCCTCATCTTAAGGTATGGCacagaacagaaaaaaaaattaacaataattaTTATTGACTCAGTCATAAATACTTTTACCATCTGGAAGCTGCTTTGGTGATTCCGAGTTGCTGACAGAAGTATTGTCCGTtgctaaaatataaacaaaaaacatgcaCTTTTGTATATGATCTATAACAGATGCGACTGTAATTCTTCTTTCCATATCAACAGATAAGCGTATTATCAACTGTGTACACTGCATTTGGAGAAGAACTGAATAACATATCTTGAGCTTAAGGTATGGCACGGAACCaatgaaaaaattaacaataattaTTGACTCAGTCATAAATACTTTTACCATCTGGAAGCTGCTTTGGTGATTCCGAGTTGCTGACAGAAGTATTGTACGTTGCTAaaattatcaaattattattaggTGTGATACAGCTCTGGacatatgtatttattttattcagACATACCTTGAACTGATGCAAGAAGAGGTAAAGATTCGTTGACGTCGTCTTTTGAAaaatcaacttgatttttcaaactttttacccaactgaaaaaaaaattaaaataatatccCAATGCCATCACCTTGATAAAAATTAAAGTCATAGTGTGGTTGTCTAtttagttaaaaatgttttacttataatctttttaatgaaattaatgaaaaacctttgaaatataaatataaatttatttaagaatttcatTGGACTTACTTTTTTTTGTcatgaaaaaaaatagatatgTCCAAATTTAACTATAAAAAAGTCATGGTGAATTTTTATTCTTCACTTTTATAAAATAGCTAAAATTTATATTCTgctttattttatcacatgattttGTTCTAGCCAATAGAAAACGCAAATAAAAGTACATAGAATATAATTGTTAGGGGCTGTATTATAGGTGCTTCATGTAAGgtgactagtcgataaggctgtCAAAAATTCCAGGAATTTTGGTGACATCAGTATTtcatatacaaattttttttaaacatttactaACCACAACCAAATAGGATTATACACTTTATAAAAATGGTTAATTTTGTTAATAGCAGCAAAACCCACCAATGCATACCAATCTCTTTTTAGAATTTGAAGTGTCAATTTTTAATGTGCATTTGAACACCAGTTAAAGAGATATTGGGATTTCATGATCTTAGTCACCCATGTGGTGAAAAATAACCGACATTAAAGCTCTTTACCCAGTTATAACGATAATGTTCAATACAGAATGATATTCATTAACATCATTTGTAATGTCagagttaacaaaaaaacattgtttttggcTACATTGAAAGAATTTAGACATGCCCACTTTGGCCAGTAGAGACTATTATCATAAGAGATTAAATAATATAACATATCACCTGACCAGCTTTCAATAAGGAAGAATAGAAACAAAGAActacaaaattatttcaaaccTTTTGTAAATCAATTTGACATTGTAATCAGTAATGAAGTTGTGTATTGCTTTTATTGCAGCatgtttttctgaaatttctgtTGGAAAATTCAATAAgactaaacatatttttttaaattgtccttTCATATCTTCCAAAGATTTCTTCAGCTCACTATTGGGTTGCTCATTCGGTAAGTTTGCATATCCAGGAGGTCGGTGATCTCTGTCCATAACAGTTAGTGCAACATTATCCTCCAAAGTTAAGTTTTGAATTTCATACTTGCCTTGATTTTTACTATTCCAATCTACGACAACAAAATAGTACACAGGCTCCATCATTAAACCACAGCAAAATTTGTAGTCATTATGTGGACACTCCTCATATGAACAAAAgttatagtggtgaagaaaatacTTATCATAACTCCtcatcatttcttgaacatccTTCCAAGATAATTTTGggcaagttttaaaaataccACTCCAACTGGATACAGTAACTGTTCTatcttttacatttttctttttgcatATGTTCCAGATTGAATTAAATTGAGAGAAAAAGATTCGAAGGGAACTTCCAATACCACAAAACGAAAGGTAGGACCACCAATTGCTGTGAATCTTGTGACAATCATATCGTTTCTCGTATGTTTTACGATATCCGTCAGaaaaattaacaatcaactttcggaaattaacaaaaacaccAACAATGAATAGAAGTAATGCTGAAAAAATTGGACCCCAAAACTTTGATGTAGCTATGAAATTGTCTTTAATAGAATCTATAAATAGGGgaatgatttttttgtaaatggttGTAATGTGTATTAAATTATAACATTattgtagtaaaaaaataactgagAGTAATGGAGTGAACAATGTTTCATGCCCTGCTATCCTTAAAGAGATTCTTGTCTCCCAAACAATAGATTGTTATTGAAATCAATATACGCTAAGAAAAGTAAATAACAAAAATCACAATACTCTTACAAAATTTCTAAATTCATGGTTTCTTCCCTGCCATTTTGTTGCCTTCTTGCCGCTTGTTTACATCCACTCGCTCCAGCTCTCCAAAGACGTGTGACGTAATAAGAAAGTATTACCCAAGTTAGCCCTACCACCAGAACGGAAATTACGATAATGCACGGCAGCGAATAATTGAGTTTAgcagaaaaatatattaaaatgacAGAAGCATGCTCTACTTTTTCTTTCtcaaccacaaaaacattagaGGAGATTTTACCGTATCTTTTCGAGCCACCAAGGGTTTATGATGACTCGGACAATGGCTTGACCGATTGCAGCCGTGAGGAAGAAGAAAATGTCCAGGAGCAACCGCACATAAGAGCCTGCGTAATGAGGGGGCAAGCGAGGTTTGGTGTCAGTGCCGAAACTGCCAAAAGAAAATCTTGGCTATTAAATGCATATGTTGTAAAGAGATGGATGAGACacgaaaaattattgaaaatgaGAAAATAGGCAAGTATACCATTTCTTATTTTGTTACTTCATTTTCAATAAACTAGATTTAGttatttgttttttcctttCAGCATGCATTACGGATCACCCTGGTTTCTATCCAGTCTTACTAAATGCAGACGTACTTTGGACGTCGTTGGTTAATTTAGCAGATCGTGAAGGAGCTTATCTTCCGTTACGCAATAAAGGAAGTAATAGGTGCAGTGTTTGTTTCTGTTTAAACGTACCCTAAACTCTTCATACATATTAATAAACttcttaaattatattttataacatACATGTACGCTGCTTACCGCCAGTTTACCTGGTGGGTTCACAATAAAATGGGAAGACGTGTTCGACGAGTCATACCATCCTGCGCAGTTCGTCGAAAACAAGCACAGTTCGTGGAAGAGGATGGAAATTATGTTGTATTCAAAGGGAATGATGAAGTAGCAAGTGAAATCATCATTGCGATGGAATGGAGACGGGATATAcccataaaataaaatgtatatattacAAATAGAAAAATTACCATGTTTGATGTATATTAGTATTTAAATCTTTCATACTTTACACAGTCTTGTATCATTTCGAATTTATTCTTTTGGTCTAACAGAGCCATGACTTTCGTTTTTGTCAGTATGGTTGATTATACACCCTGAATACCCCTTTCTTGCactttttttattgataatCTTGAGCTTGAAGCAATCGTTCTTTTTTGGATGCAACtggtgtttttgttattatccaAAACAGCAAGTTGTGTCCCAATGTCCATATGATTGCCTTCAAAATGGTACATCTTAGGTataggtatttagcgataacgtTATGATATACCTATCGAATACAAGAACACGTCAGCGAACGGCTTTAAGATAGGAAATATTTTTCACCCCATAAAGAGTTGTGTGGACTCCACCTGCCATTTGCCGAAgatgttttttaacatttatatgcAGGATTATCTTTCTGAACTCTGTGTGGGCTGTATTCACCCACTTTCTTGTCATCTTTTCATGCGAACACTTTTTAAACTGAATGGTTCCGTTGGTGAAAAGGAATAAAATTTAATACAGAATGACCATCCCATCAAAAACTTACCAGGCCAATGATGTTTATTGATGAAGTGGTAAATAATTGATTGAAATCTTTCCACAAGAATATCTTGATTTCCGTGGCTTTATGACAAGCTCCACCAAAAATGGTTTGCTGTGCTCTCAACTCATTCACCTGTTTAAAAAAGGTggcaaaatatataacaaacgGCATTACAGAAACTTGATAATGATTTTGGAAGTAAAACATACCTATTATTTCAcagcctttttttatttagctctAAGCTTTTTTTAAGCCTTTTATCACATGCCATGGATCGATCGAAAGCCTTTTATCACATGCCATGGATCGATCGAATGTTTGATGTGTTTATACGCATCTCTAGTCATTAATTTACAAATTTGCAGGTGGCGATCAGTCGAAACCTTTTCTATGTCTACGCCTTCAGCCAAAAATACGATCCATAACACGTGT belongs to Hydractinia symbiolongicarpus strain clone_291-10 chromosome 1, HSymV2.1, whole genome shotgun sequence and includes:
- the LOC130633903 gene encoding uncharacterized protein LOC130633903, translated to MVKVFMTESIIIIINFFFRSVPYLKMRTYFSVLLQMHCAQLIIRLSVDMGRRITVASVIDHIQKCMFFVYILATDNTSVSKLESLKQLPDATDNTSVSKLESPKQLPDATNNTSCNQNDQQ
- the LOC130633823 gene encoding uncharacterized protein LOC130633823, producing MFLSSLVNQVFNTKMIQLVLFFYLLNGICTTNSSTTSPQLQEDGEDSIKDNFIATSKFWGPIFSALLLFIVGVFVNFRKLIVNFSDGYRKTYEKRYDCHKIHSNWWSYLSFCGIGSSLRIFFSQFNSIWNICKKKNVKDRTVTVSSWSGIFKTCPKLSWKDVQEMMRSYDKYFLHHYNFCSYEECPHNDYKFCCGLMMEPVYYFVVVDWNSKNQGKYEIQNLTLEDNVALTVMDRDHRPPGYANLPNEQPNSELKKSLEDMKGQFKKICLVLLNFPTEISEKHAAIKAIHNFITDYNVKLIYKSWVKSLKNQVDFSKDDVNESLPLLASVQATYNTSVSNSESPKQLPDATDNTSVSNSESPKQLPDATDNTSVSKLESLKQLPDEHIRKCMIAYLTDKWFMENAVQANGLRQEFAYHLGLMDAKVGRIFGTTFRTENPILECVCSKAFENNCSTKDLLNSVNVAFKNVGLVYEIEENEINKSPFNSIDTSNSNIDFHTRKGRSTVFHTIADKSGYEGRYVLHFLVPYGTIQNYFLNKPNNVVERILATLEQWIITTKKDEVVWWRIQAVLTFLGRNDVIEAVINNFLSQKGANL